The following proteins are co-located in the Silene latifolia isolate original U9 population chromosome 1, ASM4854445v1, whole genome shotgun sequence genome:
- the LOC141590682 gene encoding uncharacterized protein LOC141590682: protein MEAQLKSLEQRLNEQNQRIVEQGKAMEEQMSQLMRLLQEHLQSEPNMDTGVHPTSSASSTPRQLGFIPKLDFPSFSGENSRDDQKVDIAGIRLSGKVGDWFNAYMAARVTVSWSSFVLDLCARFVDDVGDNVVEKFNKLHQLGSLNDYLDSFEYLKSLMIQRNPLLNDAFFLDSFIGGLKPVIKPFVKAFKPATIAEAVAFARLQEESVEATRTYSRFSGGLGSKSVGSGTVNKSPLLPTPTIPADSKSNTSQRHLTMAERANKIAKGICYFCDKPYVRGHKCSFKKPQLFTILVPGDSEKDSDSESVQEGYTEVGDTEFEVHSIDPHISINALHGSQSFQTMKVTGYMGRKSLHILIDSGSTHNFLDLDLSRKLNLQINPISPQSVAVADGNHLACQHWLSTLGTVKWNFNKLWMSFEAKGIKHVLRGISPKVRGDAIATPKLMAIAIHLFYLQVTEQHQLKKSSPVSCFQLHNTEYPEGIEKLLQEYSVIFKEPKYALKQRDIIEKLIQEMLDKGVIQQNCSPFASPVVLVGKKDRSWRLCVDYRELNKKTIKDKFPIPVVDELIDELAGATIFTKLDLRAGYHQLRMAKKDVFKIAFKTHSGHYEFLIMPFGLTNAPASFQAWMNQVFRPLLRKCVLVFFDDILVYSDSLVNHISHLRLVFELMKQQHMYTKLSKCAFASAKVEYLGHFISGVGVETGSRKIKAALKNALVTAPVLSVPDFSKEFIVETDASQSGIGAVLMQEGHPLAFLSKTLGPQMARLVSI from the exons ATGGAGGCACAACTGAAATCACTGGAACAACGTTTAAATGAGCAGAATCAGCGCATTGTAGAACAAGGAAAAGCAATGGAGGAGCAGATGTCGCAATTGATGAGGTTGTTGCAAGAACATCTTCAATCTGAACCTAATATGGACACTGGTGTTCATCCTACTTCTTCTGCTTCTTCTACCCCAAGACAATTAGGGTTTATCCCCAAACTTGATTTTCCTTCCTTTTCTGGGGAGAATTCACGTG ATGATCAAAAGGTGGATATTGCGGGTATTCGTCTTTCTGGGAAAGTTGGTGATTGGTTTAATGCATATATGGCTGCAAGGGTAACAGTTTCTTGGTCTTCTTTTGTTCTTGATTTGTGTGCTCGTTTTGTAGATGATGTGGGTGATAATGTGGTAGAAAAATTCAACAAGTTGCACCAACTTGGCTCTTTAAATGACTATCTTGATTCCTTTGAATACTTGAAATCTCTAATGATTCAGAGGAACCCTTTATTGAATGATGCTTTTTTCTTAGATAGTTTCATTGGTGGCCTAAAACCTGTTATTAAGCCCTTTGTAAAAGCCTTTAAACCTGCTACTATAGCTGAAGCTGTAGCCTTTGCTAGGTTGCAAGAGGAGAGTGTGGAGGCAACCAGAACTTACTCTCGTTTTTCTGGTGGTCTGGGGTCTAAATCTGTGGGGTCAGGAACTGTAAACAAATCACCACTTCTCCCCACTCCCACTATTCCTGCTGATTCTAAGTCTAATACTTCCCAAAGGCATTTGACAATGGCTGAAAGGGCTAATAAGATTGCTAAAGGTATCTGTTACTTTTGTGATAAACCTTATGTCAGAGGACACAAATGTAGTTTTAAGAAACCACAGCTTTTTACTATTCTTGTACCTGGTGATTCTGAAAAGGACAGTGATTCTGAGAGTGTCCAGGAGGGATATACTGAGGTAGGGGACACTGAATTTGAAGTGCATAGTATAGATCCCCACATTTCTATCAATGCTTTACATGGTAGTCAGTCCTTCCAAACTATGAAAGTCACTGGCTATATGGGTAGGAAATCATTGCATATTTTGATAGACTCTGGAAGTACTCACAACTTTCTAGACCTCGACTTGTCTAGGAAATTAAATCTCCAAATCAATCCAATTAGCCCTCAATCTGTGGCAGTTGCTGATGGAAATCATCTAGCATGTCAGCAT TGGTTGAGTACTCTTGGTACTGTAAAATGGAATTTTAATAAATTGTGGATGTCTTTTGAGGCTAAGGGTATCAAACATGTTTTAAGGGGTATTTCTCCTAAGGTTAGGGGTGATGCCATAGCTACCCCTAAGCTAATGGCCATTGCTATCCATCTGTTTTACTTGCAAGTCACTGAACAACACCAGTTAAAGAAGAGTTCTCCAGTAAGCTGTTTTCAGTTGCACAATACTGAATATCCTGAGGGAATTGAAAAATTATTACAAGAATATTCAGTAATATTTAAGGAGCCCAA GTATGCCTTGAAACAAAGGGATATTATTGAGAAGTTAATTCAAGAAATGCTTGATAAGGGAGTCATTCAACAAAATTGTAGCCCATTTGCATCCCCTGTAGTGTTAGTTGGTAAGAAAGATAGGTCTTGGAGGCTTTGTGTGGACTATAGAGAGCTTAATAAGAAAACCATCAAAGACAAATTTCCAATACCCGTGGTGGATGAGTTGATTGATGAACTAGCTGGAGCAACTATCTTCACTAAGCTGGACTTAAGGGCTGGTTATCACCAACTCAGAATGGccaagaaagatgtattcaaaaTAGCTTTTAAGACTCACTCTGGCCATTATGAATTTCTTATCATGCCTTTTGGCTTGACTAATGCCCCTGCCTCCTTTCAAGCTTGGATGAACCAAGTATTTAGGCCATTATTAAGGAAATGTGTCTTGGTTTTCTTTGATGATATATTGGTTTACAGTGACAGTCTAGTAAACCATATATCCCACCTGAGGCTTGTATTTGAGTTAATGAAACAACAACACATGTATACCAAATTAAGCAAGTGTGCTTTTGCTAGTGCCAAGGTTGAGTATCTAGGCCATTTTATATCTGGAGTTGGGGTGGAAACTGGCTCTAGGAAAATAAAAGCA GCTTTGAAAAATGCTTTGGTGACAGCACCTGTACTGTCAGTTCCTGATTTTTCTAAGGAGTTTATTGTGGAAACTGATGCTTCCCAATCTGGCATTGGGGCAGTCCTGATGCAAGAAGGTCATCCTCTGGCTTTCTTAAGTAAGACTTTGGGTCCCCAAATGGCAAGGCTTGTCAGTATATGA